The nucleotide window GCGGTAACCTCACCCACAAGGCGGTTGTCACGTCGGAGGACGAGTTCGGGCGCCTGGGAAATGCCCTCAACGCCACAGTTACCGGTCTCCAGACCGCACTCAAACAAGACAAAGTGAGCTGGGAAACGGTAGGGACACAGCAAGAGCAGAACGCCGACTTCGCGGGCCAAGTTGCGGCGGTGGGCAAGGCGATGGCGGTGATCGAGTTCAAACTCGACGGCACCATCGTTTCGGCCAACGAGAACTTCCTGGGCGCTTTGGGCTACCGGTTGCCGGAGATCCAGGGGCGGCACCACAGCATGTTCGTGGAGCCCGCAGACGCGAACAGCTCCGCGTACCGGGAGTTCTGGGCGCGACTGAACCGCGGCGAGTTCATCGCGAGCGAGTTCAAGCGGCTTGGTAAGGGCGGCAAGGAAGTGTGGATTCAGGCGTCCTACAACCCCATCCTCGGGCGCGACGGGAAGCCGTACAAGGTGGTCAAGTTTGCCGCAGACATCACCGCCGCCAAGCTCATGGAACAGAAAATCAAAGACGACGCGACTGAGTTGCAGCGCAAGGTGGAGGAGATCCAGATCGGGGTGGGCGCCCTGGCGGCGGGCGATTTTACGGTCGCGATCCCGGACTTGGGCACCGACAACGTGGGCCGGATGGCTCACTCGCTGAACCAAGCGGTCGTAAGTATGCGGGCCGCTCTGGAGGGCGTATGGAAAGTGTCCGAGCAACTGGCCGACGCGTCCACCCAACTGTCCGGTGCCAGCGAGGAGATCGCGTCCGGTGCCCAGGAGCAGGCGAGTAGCCTCGAAGAAACGGCCAGCAGTCTTGAAGAAATTACCGCCACCGTGCAGCGCAACGCCGACAACGCCCAGCAGGCCCGACAACTGGCCGGCGGGTCGCGCGAGGTCGCCGAGCGCGGTCGCCAGGTGGTGAGCGGGGCCGTCGAAGCCATGGGCGAGATCAACGGGTCCAGCAAGAAGATCGCGGAGATCATCACCACCATCGACGAGATCGCGTTCCAGACCAACCTGCTGGCCCTCAACGCCGCCGTCGAGGCGGCCCGGGCGGGCGAACAGGGGCGCGGGTTCGCGGTGGTGGCCACCGAGGTCCGCAACCTGGCCCAGCGGTCCGCCACCGCCGCCAAGGAGATCAAAAGCCTGATCAACGACAGCGTCAAGAAGGTGGATACGGGCACGGAGCTGGTGAACAAGTCGGGCGACACCCTGGCCGAGATCGTGACCAGCGTCAAGCGGGTCACCGACATCGTCACCGAGATGGCCGCCGCCGGCAAGGAGCAGTCGATCGGCATCGAGCAGGTCAACAAGGCGGTCAGCCAGATGGACACCGCCACCCAGCGGAACGCCTCCCAGACCGAGGAGCTGTCGGCGACGGCCCAGTCCCTGACCGACCAGGCGGCCCAGCTCCGCGACCTCGTCGCACGGTTCAAACTCGGCAACAACGGCCACGCGCCCACGCCGCGCCCGGCCGCCCGCAAGCCGGCCAAGCAGAACACCGGACCGAAGCCTCGTGCCGCCGTCGCACCGGCCGCGAGCGGCCGCGGGCGGGACGACCTCGGGGCCGACAGCGGGTTCGCCGATTTTTGAACTCGATCACCGGCCGACAGGTCGAACACAAACGCAGCAACACGAGTCCATCAACAAAGCAGGGCACGCTCCGGGCTCAACCCGGAGCATGCCCCGTTCAAATCGCTCGTCCGTTCACCACTTGAAACTACACTGCGTGTAGAACAATTGAACGTTATTCGGGTTGCCGGTGCGTCGCCAGAACGTGCCGCCGAAGAACTTCGAGTACCCCACCATGAGCTGCGTGTGCTTCGTCAGGTTGATGTCGGCGAGTAAGTCGATTTCGTCGCCCACATCGGTTCCGGACCGGCCGGTCGCGTCCCGCCGCAGCACCCCGCCGTCCGCGATGTACAGGGCGTCGCGCCGCGAGTCGAGCGAGAAGGCGTGGTACTGAGCTATAACGCTCAGCCACTTGGTTGGGGTCGCACTGATCTGCATGTTCAGGTCGTGGATGTTCTGCCGGGCCACGAGGTCGAGATACCCGAGGTAGTTGTGGCGCTGCCCGAACAGTTGATTGAAGGTCCGGTTGCTCCCGGAGCGGCCGGTAGGGTCCTTGTCGCCCGAGGCGTAGTCGTAGTAGATCCACACGTGCGGCACCCAGGGCACCTCGGCGAACCGCCAGCCCAGCCCGGCCGTGGCGAACCGGGCCAGCGCGTGCCGCGTGCCGCGCTCGCCGAACTGCACGCCGCCCTCGAAGTCGAAGAGCAGGTGCTTGTCCACGTCACCACAGTACCGGCTCCCGAACGTGTGGATGTCGCCGTTATTGGTTGTCGTGTTCGCCTGGGCCAGGCCCAAGTAGTAGAAGTCGAAGGACGTGCCCTCCCGCGGGCGGTACTGGCCCCACAGCCCGAACAGGTTCTGGTTGTTGTTCACCGAGTCGAACTGGTCGAGGTTGGTGACGACGGGTTGCACCCAGAACGCGTCCAGGCTCCACTGGTCGTTGGCCCAGTACGCCTTCGCCCCCTGGAACGTGCGGCGCGTGTTCGCCCAGTCGGGCGGGGAGAGCAGCCGCTGCGAGCCGTAGAGCAGTTCCTGGCGCCCGACCCGCACGTAGAGCGGGCCGCCGAAGGGGTCGCCGACCTTGGCGTCCACGAAGCCGTTCTGCAGTTCCGGACCGCTCCCGTCGTTGCCAACCGGCGGGAGCCGGTTGTCGTAGATGTCAGTGTACATGAACTCAGCGAACACCCGGAACTGGTCCTTGTACCACAGGTCCCCGTACGAGCGGACCCGGAAGTTGTTGAAGAAGTTGTTGGTCCCGGTGCCGCGGCCGCTGAGCTGGTTCATGTACCGGTCGCGCACCTCACCGCCGGTGGAGAACAGGAAGTCCCCGTCCGGGCCGAAGTGAATGCGCTTGTACGCGTCGGACCAGTCGTAGTCGGTGTTCTTCGGGTCCTCCAGGTAGCGGAAGTCGTAGTTGTAGTACGGGTTCGAGTTCAGGCTCCGGGGGCCGAACTGGTACCGCGGCGCCTTCTCCGAATAGTTCCCGTGGATCTCGTCGACCAGGGTGTAGTAGCCGCCCCCCTTCTCGCGGATGGTGAACCAGCCCTCGCGGTGGCGCGGGAAAATCGGCGGCACCTTGGCCCAGTTCACCTTCTTCTTGTCGTCCTCCTTTTTCTCATCGGCCTTCTTGTCCCCGGCCTTGCCGGCCGCCGGCGGAGTGCCGGACGGGTTCGTTTTGGACGTACCGTCCGGTTGCAGGGCGGCGCTCGCCTCCGTCCCGGCCGCCGCTTCCCCGGCCGGCGGCTCTTGTGGCATCTGGGCGCGGGCCGACGCCTCGGCAAACCGGGCGGACCGCGTGGGCTGCGGAGGGGGCGTCGCCGCCTCGGCGAATCGGGTGGGCTGCTGAGCACCGGCTTGGCTGAGCAGCACGAGCGCGCTGCCGAGCGCTACGGCTGCGGTCCACGCCGTGCGTGACCGGCCGGGTGATTGGGGCGAGCACAACATTTCATGTCTCCCGACGTGACGGGTAACTGAGGTTCGGGTGTTCGGACCGCGTCTTCGCGTGCATCGTCCCTCACCAAGGATGTAAAGCCTTGGCCTGCATTTTTTTGAGCTGTTTGGGAGCGAGCCGAAGAACGTGCTACAGGAGTACAATCGTCAGGTCGGGAGGTTCGACTTGTGCGGTTTTTTGGTTAAACGCGGCCGGCGCGGGCTGAGCGAGTTCGGCGAGCTGGGGCGGTCCGGTGAACAACTCTTCCTCGAAGTTCACGATAAATGACTTGAGTTCCGTTTTCACGCTCCGACAGGGTTCTGTGCAGCTCGTGCCCCAAATCGAGTGCTATACGAGTGTAAGAGGCTCTCGGGTCGGCGGTTCGACCTGACGTCCGCGGCGGCTCACACGGACGAATGCCATCGGCGACACGCACGCCCACGGGCACCGGCGCATACAGCGAGAACTTTCATGCTCGGTCTCGTCATGCGGGTGAACATCGGCCCGCGGCTGATCGCCGGTTTTCTCCTCGTTGCGACGGCCTGCTTCCTCATCGGGCTCCGCGGGCTCACGGCGAACGAGACGACGAACGCCCAGCTCAAGCTCGCGAACACCGACACCATCCCGTCGCTCATCCACCTGGACAACATCCGGTCGGCGGTGCTCGCCGTGCAGCGGTCCGAGCGCATCCTGATTCTGGCCCTGCTGCGCAACGACGACAAGCGCTGCCAGGACACGTACAAGAAGTTCATCGACGGCTGGGCCACGATCCGCGCCGGGGTCACGGAGTACGCGGCCCTCCCCCGCTCGGCGCAAGACGAACAACTGTTCAAGCAGTTCGAAACCGCCCTCGCGGCCTGGCAGAGGGACCACGACAAGATCGTCGGCCACGCCAAGGCGAAAGAAAACGCCGCCGCCGAAGACGCGATGATGAAAGAGTGGGCGAGTTCGGCCTCCCGGCTGAACGGCACGCTCACCGAGATGATCACGGCACAACAAGAACAGGCGCGGGAGGCCCAGACCCAGTCCGAGCGGCGCGCCGGCGAACTCCGCCGTGAGTTGTGGGCGGTAATGATCACCGCGACGGTCGCGGCGGTCGGGCTCGGGCTGCTCCTGTCCGTCTCGGTCACGCGCCCGCTGCGGGGCACCGTGCACGTGCTGGAAGCGGTCGCGCGCGGCGACCTCAGTTCGACCGCAACCGTTCGCTCCGGGGACGAGGTCGGGCGCCTGGCGGCGGCGCTGAACACGGCCATCGGCGCCCTGGTGGCCGCCAAAAACGCGGAGGCCGAGCGGCTGCGGGTCGACCACGAGCGGGCCGAGGCCGAGCGGCTGCGCGTCGAACGCGAGAACGCCGCCGAGCGCGAGCGGGCCGAGGCCGAGCGCCAGCGGGCCGAACGGGACATGGCGGCCTCGGCCTTGCTGCGCGAGAAGGTGGCCGTGATCATCAAGACGGTGGATGCCCTGGCCGCGGGCGACTTCACGGCCTCGACCCCGGACCTGGGGACCGACGATGTGGGCCGCATGGCTCACGCGCTGAACCAGGCCGTGCTGTCGGTGCGGACCGCTCTCGAAGGCGTGCGGGAGGTGTCGGAGCAACTCGCCGACGCGTCGGCCCAACTGGCGGCCGCCAGCGACGAAATCTCCATCGGGGCCCAGGAGCAGGCGTCCAGCCTGGAGGAGACCGCCAGCACCCTGCAACAGATCACATCCAACGTCAAGCACAGTGCCGACAGCGCCCAGCAGGCGCGACAACTGGCCGGCGGGTCGCGCGAGGTCGCCGAGCGCGGCGGTCAGGTGGTGAGCGGGGCCGTCGAAGCCATGGGCGAGATCAACGGGTCCAGCAAGAAGATCGCGGAGATCATCACCACCATCGACGAGATCGCGTTCCAGACCAACCTGCTGGCCCTGAACGCGGCCGTCGAGGCCGCACGCGCCGGCGAACAGGGCCGCGGGTTCGCGGTGGTGGCCACCGAGGTCCGCAACCTGGCCCAGCGGTCCGCCACCGCCGCCAAAGAGATCAAGGGGCTGATCCAGGACAGCGTCAAGAAGGTGGGGGCCGGCACGGAGCTGGTGAACCGGTCGGGCGACACGCTGGCCGAGATCGTGACCAGCGTCAAGCGGGTCACCGACATCGTCACCGAGATGGCCGCCGCCGGCAAGGAGCAGTCGGTCGGCATCGAGCAGGTGAACAAGGCCATCAGCCAGATGGACATCGTCACCCAGCGGAACGCCGGCCAGACCGAGGAGCTGTCGGCGACGGCCCAGTCCCTGACCGACCAGGCGGCCCAGCTCCGCGACCTCGTCGCACGGTTCAAGCTCGGCAACAACGGGCACCCGGCTGCGGTTCAATCGCAGCCGGCCGGCAGGAACAGCCGGCCGCGCGCCCTTGTTGCTCAGTCGAGAAACAACGCCCGCAGCGGCCACGAACGCGACTCGTCCGGCCGCTCGGACGGGTTCACCGACTTCTAGCGGTAACCCCGTCCGCCGCCCCGGGCGAGCACCGCCCGGCGCCATCTCTTCCGTACCTCCGGAGCGAAAGTAGCCCATGCCTCAGCCCGAACCGAAGCAAACCGCGGCCGGCTTCCCACTCACCTCGGACGAATTCGAGGGGATCCGCGCCTACCTGTACCAGGAGACCGGGATCAGCCTCAGCCCGTCGAAGCACGACATGGTCGCGTCGCGGCTCGCCAAGCGGCTCCGCGCGCTGGGGTTACGGTCCTACGGCGAGTACCTGCGTGCGGTACGCGACGGCAATCGGTCGGACGAGCGCCAGCAATTCATCAACTGCCTGACCACGAACAAAACCGACTTCTTCCGCGAGCCGCACCACTTCGATTTCCTGCGCGACACCGTGGTCCCGGAGCTGGCCGGGCGGCGGCTGCGGATCTGGTGCGCGGCCAGTTCCACCGGCGAGGAGCCGTACACGCTCGCCATGACGGCGCGGGACGCGTGCCCGCGGGAAGAGGGCTGGGACGTGAAGATCCTCGCGTCCGACATCGACACGCAGGTGCTGGCGCACGCGGAGCGGGGGGTGTACGACTCCGATCGCACCTCCGGCATCAGCCCGGAGCTGCTCCGCAGGCACTTCCTGCGCGGCACCGGGGCCAACGCCGGCAAGGTCGCGGCCCGGCCCGAGCTGCGCGAGGTGCTCACGTTCCGCCAAATCAACCTGACCGCCGGCACCTGGCCGGTGCGCGGGCCGTTCGACGCCATTTTCTGCCGAAATGTGGTGATCTACTTCGACCGCGACACCCAGGACAGGCTGCTGAAACGGTTCGCCACGCTGCTGAAGCCGGGCGGATACTTGTTCATGGGTCACTCGGAGAACATTCACTGGCTGAGCGACACGTTCGTCCCGCTCGGCGGCACCGTGTACCAGTTCGGCGGGGCCGGCCCTTCGGCCCCCGCCCGCAAGCTCACCTCGGCCGCCGCGCCGCGGCCCGCTGCGGCGCGGCCCGCCG belongs to Gemmata obscuriglobus and includes:
- a CDS encoding methyl-accepting chemotaxis protein; this encodes MIKSFNNLGIGTRLMGAFLLLAFISAGVGHYGLRAIDDLNHTVENTNGNLLPSLTALNEMGGKGITTIQRTERTLIMATRNKNEANIQRARAYQTAAWDTIRNATKRYEALPMGDREKRLWNEFLPRLEQFRKDHEATMAALSAGRVDEAERLCLASTEHTNQANAALNALIDLQNEIAGQEATAARAKYESSRTAMFSAIAIAVVVAVALGVFFRALIVRPLDATVRVLEAVACGNLTHKAVVTSEDEFGRLGNALNATVTGLQTALKQDKVSWETVGTQQEQNADFAGQVAAVGKAMAVIEFKLDGTIVSANENFLGALGYRLPEIQGRHHSMFVEPADANSSAYREFWARLNRGEFIASEFKRLGKGGKEVWIQASYNPILGRDGKPYKVVKFAADITAAKLMEQKIKDDATELQRKVEEIQIGVGALAAGDFTVAIPDLGTDNVGRMAHSLNQAVVSMRAALEGVWKVSEQLADASTQLSGASEEIASGAQEQASSLEETASSLEEITATVQRNADNAQQARQLAGGSREVAERGRQVVSGAVEAMGEINGSSKKIAEIITTIDEIAFQTNLLALNAAVEAARAGEQGRGFAVVATEVRNLAQRSATAAKEIKSLINDSVKKVDTGTELVNKSGDTLAEIVTSVKRVTDIVTEMAAAGKEQSIGIEQVNKAVSQMDTATQRNASQTEELSATAQSLTDQAAQLRDLVARFKLGNNGHAPTPRPAARKPAKQNTGPKPRAAVAPAASGRGRDDLGADSGFADF
- a CDS encoding alginate export family protein, coding for MLCSPQSPGRSRTAWTAAVALGSALVLLSQAGAQQPTRFAEAATPPPQPTRSARFAEASARAQMPQEPPAGEAAAGTEASAALQPDGTSKTNPSGTPPAAGKAGDKKADEKKEDDKKKVNWAKVPPIFPRHREGWFTIREKGGGYYTLVDEIHGNYSEKAPRYQFGPRSLNSNPYYNYDFRYLEDPKNTDYDWSDAYKRIHFGPDGDFLFSTGGEVRDRYMNQLSGRGTGTNNFFNNFRVRSYGDLWYKDQFRVFAEFMYTDIYDNRLPPVGNDGSGPELQNGFVDAKVGDPFGGPLYVRVGRQELLYGSQRLLSPPDWANTRRTFQGAKAYWANDQWSLDAFWVQPVVTNLDQFDSVNNNQNLFGLWGQYRPREGTSFDFYYLGLAQANTTTNNGDIHTFGSRYCGDVDKHLLFDFEGGVQFGERGTRHALARFATAGLGWRFAEVPWVPHVWIYYDYASGDKDPTGRSGSNRTFNQLFGQRHNYLGYLDLVARQNIHDLNMQISATPTKWLSVIAQYHAFSLDSRRDALYIADGGVLRRDATGRSGTDVGDEIDLLADINLTKHTQLMVGYSKFFGGTFWRRTGNPNNVQLFYTQCSFKW
- a CDS encoding methyl-accepting chemotaxis protein → MLGLVMRVNIGPRLIAGFLLVATACFLIGLRGLTANETTNAQLKLANTDTIPSLIHLDNIRSAVLAVQRSERILILALLRNDDKRCQDTYKKFIDGWATIRAGVTEYAALPRSAQDEQLFKQFETALAAWQRDHDKIVGHAKAKENAAAEDAMMKEWASSASRLNGTLTEMITAQQEQAREAQTQSERRAGELRRELWAVMITATVAAVGLGLLLSVSVTRPLRGTVHVLEAVARGDLSSTATVRSGDEVGRLAAALNTAIGALVAAKNAEAERLRVDHERAEAERLRVERENAAERERAEAERQRAERDMAASALLREKVAVIIKTVDALAAGDFTASTPDLGTDDVGRMAHALNQAVLSVRTALEGVREVSEQLADASAQLAAASDEISIGAQEQASSLEETASTLQQITSNVKHSADSAQQARQLAGGSREVAERGGQVVSGAVEAMGEINGSSKKIAEIITTIDEIAFQTNLLALNAAVEAARAGEQGRGFAVVATEVRNLAQRSATAAKEIKGLIQDSVKKVGAGTELVNRSGDTLAEIVTSVKRVTDIVTEMAAAGKEQSVGIEQVNKAISQMDIVTQRNAGQTEELSATAQSLTDQAAQLRDLVARFKLGNNGHPAAVQSQPAGRNSRPRALVAQSRNNARSGHERDSSGRSDGFTDF
- a CDS encoding CheR family methyltransferase, whose product is MPQPEPKQTAAGFPLTSDEFEGIRAYLYQETGISLSPSKHDMVASRLAKRLRALGLRSYGEYLRAVRDGNRSDERQQFINCLTTNKTDFFREPHHFDFLRDTVVPELAGRRLRIWCAASSTGEEPYTLAMTARDACPREEGWDVKILASDIDTQVLAHAERGVYDSDRTSGISPELLRRHFLRGTGANAGKVAARPELREVLTFRQINLTAGTWPVRGPFDAIFCRNVVIYFDRDTQDRLLKRFATLLKPGGYLFMGHSENIHWLSDTFVPLGGTVYQFGGAGPSAPARKLTSAAAPRPAAARPAEPRPPAPAAPAAPAAPAPAAAKARPEEEHSIILGEVQATRGPAVIKTLLGSCVAACLWDPETGVGGMNHFSLPGGSADDGANARYGAYAMELLITAIMKKGGDRARLRAKVFGGGKVLNVDAPTMNVGERNAEFVLKFLETEGIPLVGQSLGGNSGRLVRFYPHTGQAQAKPLASRELPAVTAREKDFGRQIQQRVETPPDDDITLF